A single Sporomusaceae bacterium DNA region contains:
- a CDS encoding DUF1343 domain-containing protein codes for MRQRRSFLAKMTVVLAALLVMPLFGSGCASAPPAPAPARESVRLGIDNIDKHLDLFKGKRVGLITNSTGINSNFESSVDVLKAKVNLVALYAPEHGIRGAVKAGDDIGYATDAKTGLPIYSLYGATKKPTPDMLAGIDVLAFDIQDIGARPYTYIYTMAYAMQAAKENGKTFVVLDRPNPVGGMVEGGLVKPGFESFIGMYPIPLRHGMTVGELARYFNKEFAIGCDLAVVPLTGWTRDMHWDDTGLPWVMTSPNIPTPDAALVYSGTGIFGGTNVSEGVGTTRPFELVGATWLNAEDLAAKMNAKNLPGVYFRPAYFSPRFGGNTGKTLGGVQLHITDRHAYQAVRTGITLLYTIQEIGSDNFAFGFRSSGVPYIDLTVGDNGLRLGRYTLAELLAEWDKEAQQFKEKAKPYYLYQ; via the coding sequence GTGCGCCAACGCCGAAGCTTTCTCGCGAAAATGACCGTCGTCCTTGCCGCTCTGCTCGTCATGCCCCTCTTCGGCAGCGGCTGCGCCAGCGCTCCGCCCGCCCCCGCTCCGGCGCGCGAGAGCGTCCGCCTCGGCATCGACAACATCGACAAACACCTCGACCTGTTCAAGGGCAAGCGGGTCGGCCTCATCACCAACTCAACCGGCATCAACAGCAACTTCGAAAGCAGCGTCGACGTCCTCAAGGCCAAGGTAAACCTCGTCGCCCTCTACGCCCCCGAGCACGGCATCCGCGGCGCCGTCAAAGCCGGCGACGACATCGGCTACGCCACCGACGCCAAGACCGGCCTGCCCATCTACAGCCTCTACGGCGCCACCAAAAAGCCCACCCCCGACATGCTCGCCGGCATCGACGTCCTCGCCTTCGACATCCAGGACATCGGCGCCCGCCCCTACACATACATCTACACCATGGCCTACGCCATGCAGGCCGCCAAGGAAAACGGCAAAACCTTCGTCGTCCTCGACCGCCCCAACCCCGTCGGCGGCATGGTCGAAGGCGGCCTCGTCAAACCCGGCTTCGAATCCTTCATCGGCATGTACCCCATCCCCCTGCGCCACGGCATGACCGTTGGCGAGCTGGCCCGCTACTTCAACAAAGAATTCGCCATCGGCTGCGACCTCGCCGTCGTCCCCCTCACCGGCTGGACTCGCGACATGCACTGGGACGACACCGGCCTCCCCTGGGTCATGACCTCGCCCAACATCCCCACCCCCGACGCCGCCCTCGTCTACTCCGGCACCGGCATCTTCGGCGGCACAAATGTCTCCGAAGGCGTAGGCACCACCCGTCCCTTCGAACTCGTCGGCGCCACCTGGCTGAACGCCGAAGACCTCGCCGCCAAAATGAACGCCAAGAACCTCCCCGGCGTCTACTTCCGCCCGGCCTACTTCAGCCCGCGCTTCGGCGGCAACACCGGCAAAACCCTCGGCGGCGTCCAGCTCCACATCACCGACCGCCACGCCTACCAGGCCGTCCGCACCGGCATAACCCTTCTCTACACCATCCAGGAAATCGGTAGCGACAACTTCGCCTTCGGCTTCCGCAGCTCCGGCGTCCCCTACATCGACCTCACCGTCGGCGACAACGGCCTCCGCCTCGGCCGCTACACCCTCGCCGAGCTGCTCGCCGAATGGGATAAAGAGGCGCAGCAATTTAAAGAGAAAGCGAAACCCTATTACCTCTACCAATAG
- a CDS encoding divalent metal cation transporter, whose protein sequence is MGDYMAKYGIIVVLMVAYMAFSLWIGYYFKQKAQKGVSEYYVAKREIPGWVVSLAFYSTFISTNTYIGQAGAAFKFGLTWIWQAVIWTIFCIISWHVLGPRLRNQTARLGSMTLPDYFDFRYKSPLSKHIRVLAAVIIIFSTLWYMVAIAKGCAHLLDSILGIPYWAGAIGVIFLTALYTIWGGMYSVLWTDAMQGIIMFFVAIIMAAVPFLYVGDIGAVFEAMRTTTHVTAAGKPIGAGLLEFGALVAPAYVLGIAASVGIKQVAEPRCLIRFYSIKDKAAMKTAMLWTPILMGVSLICVFGIGAYVHAMVDGKEAAMLMKNTDKVIGYMLDKYNSPWASGICIIGLFAAGMSSLASVTLIVGTACVQDIRNVMGQPLEAGKTIVWTKIAMFIYCILVFLVTIKPPAGIVELTAFSGAIFGASYFPAVFGGLYWRWGTGHGAFYSMLAGLLSCVIWRYFIRFDVPGMRDIHEIFPSFILSIIVFVIVSKMTQRYVPDKECLDQVFGTPPAGTAEISRNPDGSTCCRP, encoded by the coding sequence ATGGGAGACTACATGGCCAAATACGGCATAATTGTCGTCTTGATGGTCGCATACATGGCCTTTTCCCTTTGGATAGGATACTACTTCAAGCAAAAAGCCCAGAAAGGCGTATCCGAATACTACGTCGCCAAACGGGAAATCCCCGGCTGGGTCGTCAGCCTAGCTTTCTATTCCACCTTTATCAGCACCAACACCTATATAGGGCAGGCCGGGGCGGCCTTCAAATTCGGCCTCACCTGGATCTGGCAAGCGGTCATCTGGACGATATTCTGCATCATCTCCTGGCATGTGCTCGGGCCGCGGCTGCGCAACCAGACGGCCAGGCTGGGATCGATGACGCTTCCCGACTATTTCGACTTCCGCTACAAGAGTCCGCTATCTAAACACATCAGAGTTTTGGCGGCCGTAATAATCATCTTCTCGACGCTGTGGTACATGGTGGCCATCGCCAAAGGCTGCGCCCACCTGCTCGACTCCATCCTCGGCATCCCCTACTGGGCAGGCGCCATCGGCGTAATCTTTCTGACCGCCCTCTACACCATCTGGGGTGGCATGTACAGCGTCCTGTGGACTGACGCCATGCAAGGCATAATCATGTTCTTCGTAGCGATAATAATGGCCGCCGTGCCCTTCCTCTATGTCGGCGACATCGGCGCCGTCTTCGAGGCGATGCGCACCACCACCCACGTGACCGCAGCCGGCAAACCCATCGGCGCAGGCCTGCTGGAATTCGGCGCCCTGGTCGCCCCCGCCTATGTCCTGGGGATCGCCGCCTCCGTAGGCATCAAACAGGTCGCCGAACCCCGCTGCCTCATCCGCTTCTACTCCATCAAGGACAAAGCGGCCATGAAGACGGCCATGCTGTGGACGCCTATCCTCATGGGCGTCTCACTCATCTGCGTCTTCGGCATCGGCGCCTACGTCCACGCGATGGTGGATGGCAAAGAAGCGGCGATGCTCATGAAAAACACCGACAAAGTAATCGGCTACATGCTCGATAAGTACAACAGTCCCTGGGCATCAGGCATATGCATAATCGGCCTGTTCGCGGCCGGCATGTCCTCACTGGCGTCCGTCACACTGATCGTCGGCACCGCCTGCGTGCAGGACATCCGCAACGTCATGGGGCAGCCTCTTGAAGCCGGCAAAACAATCGTCTGGACCAAGATCGCCATGTTCATTTACTGCATTTTGGTCTTCCTCGTGACCATCAAGCCCCCGGCCGGTATTGTCGAGCTTACCGCCTTCTCCGGGGCGATATTCGGCGCCAGCTACTTCCCGGCCGTCTTCGGCGGCCTGTACTGGCGCTGGGGAACCGGCCACGGCGCGTTCTACTCGATGCTGGCCGGGCTGCTGTCGTGCGTTATCTGGCGCTACTTCATCCGTTTCGACGTGCCGGGCATGCGCGACATCCACGAAATCTTCCCCTCCTTCATCCTCAGCATCATCGTCTTCGTCATCGTCAGCAAAATGACCCAGCGATACGTCCCCGACAAGGAATGCCTCGATCAGGTTTTCGGCACGCCGCCCGCCGGTACGGCCGAAATAAGCCGGAACCCCGACGGGAGCACCTGCTGCCGTCCGTAG
- a CDS encoding ATP-dependent 6-phosphofructokinase encodes MANFKNVGVLTGGGDCPGLNAVIRSVTRACFSHGIRVWGIKNGFGGLVENDIGELADRDISGILPRGGTILGTTNRDNPFNYAVPHDGGYVYKDMSQQALANLKTRGIEALVVIGGDGSLRIAHEFSLLGLPVVSVPKTIDNDIPMTERTFGFDTAVACASEALDRLHTTAESHHRVMLLEVMGRYAGWIAFHSGMAGGADVILIPEVPYKIEAVVAAIKARRAQGKLFSLVVVAEGAFPVGGEMTVARIVENSAEKVRLGGVGEKLARQLEDLTGFESRCTVLGYLQRGGSPTAYDRILSTRYGVAAVDALVAGNTGVMVALQKNGIVTVPIRDIAGQPSNVPLEALHVGRSIGICFGDEA; translated from the coding sequence ATGGCCAACTTCAAGAACGTAGGCGTCCTGACCGGCGGCGGCGACTGTCCGGGCCTGAACGCCGTAATCCGCAGCGTCACCCGCGCCTGCTTCAGCCATGGCATCAGGGTCTGGGGGATCAAGAACGGCTTCGGCGGCCTGGTGGAAAATGATATCGGCGAATTGGCGGACCGGGATATCTCCGGCATCCTGCCCCGCGGCGGCACGATCCTCGGCACGACTAACCGCGACAATCCTTTCAATTATGCCGTGCCGCATGACGGCGGCTATGTTTATAAAGACATGTCGCAGCAGGCGCTGGCCAACCTTAAGACGAGGGGCATCGAGGCGCTGGTGGTTATCGGCGGCGACGGCAGCCTGCGGATCGCCCACGAGTTCAGCCTGTTGGGGCTGCCGGTGGTGTCGGTGCCCAAGACGATCGACAACGATATCCCGATGACGGAGAGGACGTTCGGGTTCGATACCGCGGTGGCGTGCGCGAGCGAGGCGCTCGACCGGCTGCACACGACGGCGGAATCGCACCACCGGGTGATGCTGCTGGAGGTGATGGGCCGCTACGCCGGCTGGATCGCCTTCCACTCCGGCATGGCAGGGGGCGCGGACGTCATCCTCATCCCCGAGGTGCCGTACAAGATCGAGGCCGTGGTGGCGGCGATCAAGGCCCGTCGGGCGCAGGGCAAGCTGTTCAGCCTGGTGGTGGTGGCCGAAGGCGCTTTCCCGGTAGGCGGCGAGATGACGGTGGCCCGCATCGTGGAGAACAGCGCTGAGAAGGTGCGCCTCGGCGGGGTGGGCGAGAAGCTGGCCCGTCAATTGGAAGACCTGACCGGGTTCGAATCCCGCTGCACGGTGCTGGGCTACCTGCAGCGCGGCGGCAGCCCGACGGCTTACGACCGCATCCTGTCGACCCGTTACGGAGTGGCGGCCGTGGACGCTCTGGTGGCGGGCAATACGGGCGTAATGGTGGCGCTGCAGAAGAACGGCATCGTGACGGTGCCGATCAGGGATATCGCCGGCCAGCCGAGCAATGTGCCGCTCGAAGCGCTGCATGTGGGGCGGTCGATCGGTATCTGTTTCGGCGACGAGGCGTAG
- a CDS encoding GNAT family N-acetyltransferase, with protein sequence MPAGQASSAIAAAIAGNLREYALHTGRVPGGKSSGDREVTWVDTGTDAVNRVLAARFTDRGADTRIKELAAAYGGRPLTWITGPQDRPADLGRRLLDHGFRHQMHWRGMALALDGAAPDAGPPPGLEIRQVNDPDGIAAWGRTAAAGFAMPERVARDFPAVFANLATDSIAYFLGLSDGLPVATASIFFGSGGVAGAYFISTLGPARRGGVASALTRALVGQAAARGCRLLVLEASPAGYEVYRRLHFAEYCPMDAYTLNT encoded by the coding sequence ATGCCCGCAGGACAAGCCTCATCCGCAATAGCCGCCGCCATCGCCGGCAACCTCCGCGAATACGCCCTGCATACCGGCCGCGTGCCGGGAGGGAAGAGCTCCGGCGACAGGGAAGTCACCTGGGTAGACACCGGCACCGATGCCGTGAACCGCGTGCTTGCCGCCCGCTTTACCGACCGCGGGGCCGACACCCGGATAAAGGAACTGGCCGCAGCCTACGGTGGCCGCCCGCTCACCTGGATCACCGGGCCGCAAGACCGCCCTGCCGACCTCGGACGGCGGCTCCTCGACCACGGCTTCAGGCACCAGATGCACTGGCGGGGCATGGCCCTCGCACTCGACGGTGCGGCGCCGGACGCCGGTCCGCCTCCGGGGCTGGAAATCCGTCAGGTCAACGACCCGGACGGAATTGCCGCATGGGGGAGGACAGCCGCCGCCGGCTTCGCAATGCCGGAACGCGTCGCCCGCGATTTCCCGGCCGTCTTTGCCAACCTCGCCACCGACAGCATCGCTTACTTCCTTGGCCTCAGCGACGGCCTGCCTGTTGCCACCGCCAGCATCTTCTTCGGCAGCGGCGGCGTCGCCGGCGCCTACTTCATCTCCACCCTCGGCCCCGCCCGCCGCGGCGGCGTTGCCTCGGCCCTCACCCGCGCCCTCGTCGGCCAAGCCGCGGCCCGCGGCTGCCGGCTGCTCGTTCTCGAGGCAAGTCCCGCCGGCTACGAAGTTTACCGGCGCCTGCACTTCGCCGAATACTGCCCCATGGACGCCTACACCCTCAACACCTGA
- a CDS encoding MFS transporter, whose protein sequence is MQNHRRSLLLLITVFFWFAAYTYVPTLGPYAQTLGASYDLIGLILGSYGAVQFLLRVPVGLCSDALGRRKVFVIAGAALAAASAFGMWAQPDAWALLFYRALSGAAAAAWVAYTVLFAAYYPAHDSPKAMGYINSAAAVGQVSAMFLGGLAAEWYGLAEPFLLAAAGGCVALILSFFVVDEVTPAKPVDTGSLAEIARDGPFLRLCFLGSLFQVLTFATVFGFSPLAAKTLGAGGFELGLLTTVAILPSIAAAALSGTLFRRRFGEAGTLAGGFIFMGLSSVTIPLCTTLPALYISQMAAGFGRGLIMALLMGLSIKNFPAEKRATAMGFYQAAYAVGMFIGPVFTGLIAGWLDLNSGFLVIGLAGLAGAWLSLRRGFLPASSAPASGNNAQ, encoded by the coding sequence ATGCAAAACCACCGGCGCTCGCTGCTGCTCCTCATAACCGTCTTCTTCTGGTTCGCCGCCTACACCTACGTACCAACCCTCGGCCCGTACGCCCAGACCCTGGGCGCCTCCTACGACCTGATCGGCCTCATCCTCGGCTCGTACGGCGCCGTCCAGTTCCTCCTCCGCGTGCCGGTAGGCCTCTGTTCCGACGCCCTCGGCCGGCGCAAGGTCTTCGTCATCGCCGGCGCCGCCCTGGCCGCCGCCAGCGCCTTCGGCATGTGGGCGCAGCCCGACGCCTGGGCCCTGCTTTTCTACCGCGCCCTGTCCGGCGCCGCCGCGGCCGCCTGGGTGGCCTACACCGTCCTCTTCGCCGCCTATTACCCGGCGCACGACAGCCCCAAAGCCATGGGCTACATCAACTCCGCCGCCGCCGTCGGCCAGGTCAGCGCCATGTTCCTCGGCGGCCTCGCGGCCGAATGGTACGGGCTGGCCGAACCCTTCCTGCTTGCGGCTGCCGGCGGCTGTGTCGCCCTTATCCTCAGCTTCTTCGTCGTCGACGAAGTCACGCCCGCCAAGCCGGTCGACACCGGCTCCTTAGCCGAAATCGCCCGCGACGGCCCCTTTCTGCGCCTGTGCTTCCTCGGCAGCCTCTTCCAGGTGCTCACCTTCGCCACCGTCTTCGGCTTCTCGCCGCTGGCCGCCAAAACCCTCGGCGCCGGTGGCTTCGAGCTCGGTCTCCTCACCACCGTCGCTATCCTGCCCTCCATTGCCGCCGCCGCGCTCAGCGGCACCCTCTTCCGCCGCCGTTTCGGCGAAGCCGGCACCCTCGCCGGCGGCTTCATCTTCATGGGCCTGTCCAGCGTCACCATCCCGCTCTGCACCACCCTGCCCGCCCTCTATATCTCCCAGATGGCCGCCGGCTTCGGCCGCGGCCTGATAATGGCCCTCCTCATGGGCCTCAGCATCAAAAACTTCCCCGCTGAAAAGCGGGCCACCGCCATGGGCTTCTACCAGGCCGCCTACGCCGTCGGCATGTTCATCGGGCCGGTGTTCACCGGGCTCATCGCCGGCTGGCTCGACCTCAACAGCGGCTTCCTCGTTATCGGCCTCGCCGGCCTCGCCGGAGCCTGGCTCTCCCTCCGGCGCGGCTTTCTCCCCGCCTCCTCCGCCCCCGCCTCCGGCAACAACGCCCAGTAA
- a CDS encoding HPr family phosphocarrier protein: MREQTLEITNKIGLHARPAALLVKTAALFKSDIALVKGDKNVSAKSMLAIMSAGIKAGDTITVRASGEDEAEALKAVIALIQADFQESR; encoded by the coding sequence ATGCGCGAACAAACCCTTGAGATAACAAATAAAATCGGCCTCCACGCCCGGCCGGCCGCCCTGCTCGTCAAAACCGCCGCTCTGTTCAAAAGCGACATCGCCCTCGTCAAAGGCGACAAAAACGTCAGCGCCAAAAGTATGCTCGCCATCATGAGCGCCGGCATCAAAGCCGGCGACACCATCACCGTCCGCGCGTCGGGCGAAGACGAGGCGGAAGCCTTGAAAGCGGTGATTGCCCTTATCCAAGCCGATTTCCAGGAAAGCCGTTGA
- a CDS encoding carbohydrate deacetylase has translation MRKLIINADDLGLTPGCNQGIIKAMTAGIVSDTTLMVNTAHTADAVALLKAHGLAAGLHLNLTYGRPLLAGADVASLVEPDGAFHRPVNRVVAVCEPREAERELTAQVEKFLAAGLTLTHLDSHHHAHSYPEILDVAIGLARQLGVPLRQTGPAVRARIVAFGIPTPDAFSDAFYGPGATADNLRAIIRAHLGGVLEIMSHPAEGDDTLAQTSSYSAERLRELAILTDPAIKEFLAAEGVELVSFAALKQA, from the coding sequence ATGCGCAAACTGATAATCAACGCCGACGACCTCGGCCTCACCCCCGGCTGCAATCAGGGCATAATAAAAGCCATGACCGCCGGTATCGTCAGCGACACCACCCTCATGGTAAACACCGCCCACACCGCCGACGCAGTAGCCCTCCTCAAGGCCCACGGCCTCGCCGCCGGCCTCCACCTCAACCTCACCTACGGCCGGCCGCTCCTTGCCGGCGCCGACGTCGCCAGCCTCGTCGAGCCCGACGGCGCCTTCCACCGCCCCGTCAACCGCGTCGTCGCCGTCTGCGAACCGCGCGAAGCCGAACGCGAGCTCACCGCCCAGGTCGAAAAATTCCTCGCCGCCGGCCTCACCCTCACCCACCTCGACAGCCACCACCACGCCCATTCCTACCCCGAAATCCTCGATGTCGCCATCGGCCTTGCCCGGCAGCTCGGCGTGCCCCTCCGCCAGACCGGCCCCGCCGTCCGCGCCCGCATCGTCGCCTTCGGCATCCCCACCCCCGACGCCTTCTCCGACGCCTTCTACGGCCCCGGCGCCACCGCGGACAACCTCCGGGCCATCATCCGCGCCCACCTGGGCGGCGTACTCGAAATAATGTCCCACCCCGCAGAAGGCGACGACACCCTCGCGCAGACAAGCTCCTACAGCGCCGAGCGCCTGCGCGAACTCGCCATCCTCACCGACCCGGCCATCAAAGAATTCCTCGCCGCCGAAGGCGTCGAACTCGTAAGCTTCGCCGCCCTCAAACAAGCATAA
- a CDS encoding PTS lactose/cellobiose transporter subunit IIA — translation MTETVIFEIILHAGNARAEAYDALAAARAGDFAKAADHLKRAEEEVGVAHRAQADTIQREAAGEKQDISLLFVHAQDHLMTAIAEKNLITHMIDQEKTIRQLTARLEALR, via the coding sequence ATGACCGAAACCGTCATCTTCGAAATCATCCTTCACGCCGGCAACGCCCGCGCCGAAGCCTACGACGCCCTTGCCGCCGCCAGGGCGGGCGACTTTGCCAAAGCCGCCGACCACCTCAAGCGGGCGGAGGAGGAGGTCGGCGTCGCCCACCGCGCCCAGGCCGACACCATCCAGCGCGAAGCCGCCGGCGAGAAGCAGGACATATCCCTGCTCTTCGTCCACGCCCAGGACCACCTCATGACCGCCATCGCCGAGAAAAACCTCATCACCCACATGATCGACCAGGAAAAAACCATCCGCCAGCTCACCGCCCGCCTTGAGGCGCTGCGATGA
- a CDS encoding DMT family transporter: MIKPAQPAHPNAIYFILLLVPLFWGGAFGTTKHVVTEIPPLTTAAVRFFLAGLLMTAWVVARGGWDWAPLRRRWGGLLLLAITGVFLYNVFFNVGMKYTSAINGALVIVVNPVTTALVAVTLLGEPWSWRLVAGVALSFLGVLTTITRGSVDILTSLSFSSGDLLMVGGVISWTAYTTIGKVVMKDVPPLLATSASTLAGSVMLLAASLTEDGWARLPAVSAQTAWEMTYLIIFPTVVAFFLFNVGIKRIGASRASAYINLMPVNAIWIAAVFYGETVTLAHLAGAVLIIGGLLLITLFDRRPAASNGRRPST, translated from the coding sequence GTGATAAAGCCCGCCCAACCCGCTCACCCCAACGCCATCTACTTCATCCTCCTGCTCGTCCCCCTCTTCTGGGGCGGGGCGTTCGGCACCACCAAACACGTTGTCACCGAAATACCGCCCCTCACCACCGCCGCCGTCCGCTTCTTCCTCGCCGGCCTCCTCATGACCGCCTGGGTCGTCGCCCGCGGCGGCTGGGACTGGGCCCCCCTCCGGAGGCGCTGGGGCGGCCTGCTGCTGCTCGCCATCACCGGCGTATTCCTCTACAACGTCTTCTTCAACGTCGGCATGAAATACACCTCAGCCATCAACGGCGCCCTCGTCATCGTCGTCAACCCCGTCACCACCGCCCTCGTCGCCGTCACCCTCCTCGGCGAGCCGTGGAGCTGGCGCCTCGTCGCCGGCGTCGCCCTGTCCTTCCTCGGCGTCCTCACCACCATCACCAGAGGCTCCGTCGACATCCTCACCTCGCTGTCCTTCTCCAGCGGCGACCTGCTCATGGTCGGCGGGGTCATATCCTGGACGGCCTACACCACCATCGGCAAAGTCGTCATGAAAGACGTCCCGCCGCTCCTGGCCACCAGCGCCTCCACCCTGGCCGGCTCCGTCATGCTGCTGGCCGCCTCCCTAACCGAGGACGGCTGGGCGCGCCTGCCCGCCGTCAGCGCCCAGACAGCCTGGGAAATGACCTACCTCATCATCTTCCCGACCGTCGTCGCCTTCTTCCTCTTCAACGTCGGCATCAAGCGCATCGGCGCCAGCCGGGCCAGCGCCTACATCAACCTCATGCCCGTCAACGCCATCTGGATCGCCGCCGTCTTCTACGGCGAAACCGTCACCCTCGCCCACCTGGCGGGGGCGGTGCTGATTATCGGCGGGCTGCTGCTCATCACCCTCTTCGACCGGCGACCGGCTGCCAGTAACGGCCGCCGGCCGTCGACCTGA
- a CDS encoding 6-phospho-beta-glucosidase — MNGLKVAVIGGGSSYTPELVDGLLRRAGELPVAELWLADIPAGEEKLAVVGALARRMAARTGSAMTVHTTLDRRQALAGAHYIVTQIRVGGLAARVRDERIPLRYGILGQETVGPGGFANALRTVPAILDICRDIETLCPHAWLINFANPAGLVTEAVLGHSAVKCIGLCNVPINMVMTAAKLLGAKAADVAIDFAGLNHLVWGRAVRLKGKDVTGVILDKLADGAALTMNNIPDLKWDAAFLKKLGMIPSPYHRYYYMTDRLLAEEQAAAAPGGPGTRAEQVQAVEEALFARYRDENLAEKPPELDKRGGAYYSEAAVSLISAIHNDKRELHAVNTRNNGAIAGLPADAVVEVNCRVGQGGATPLPVGDLPADALRLVQQVKAYERLAIEAAVSGDRATALAALSANPLVPAAADAAGLLAEILDANRQYLPRFAGQQ, encoded by the coding sequence ATGAACGGCCTCAAAGTCGCCGTCATCGGCGGCGGCTCCAGCTACACCCCCGAGCTCGTCGACGGCCTCCTGCGCCGCGCCGGCGAACTGCCGGTCGCCGAACTGTGGCTGGCCGATATCCCCGCCGGCGAAGAAAAGCTTGCCGTCGTCGGCGCCCTCGCCAGGCGCATGGCCGCGCGGACCGGCTCCGCCATGACCGTCCATACCACCCTCGACCGTCGCCAGGCCCTCGCCGGCGCCCATTACATCGTCACCCAGATCCGCGTCGGCGGCCTCGCCGCCCGCGTCCGCGACGAACGCATCCCCCTCAGATACGGCATCCTCGGCCAGGAAACGGTCGGCCCCGGCGGCTTCGCCAACGCGCTACGCACCGTCCCCGCCATCTTGGACATCTGCCGCGACATCGAAACCCTTTGCCCCCACGCCTGGCTCATCAACTTCGCCAATCCCGCCGGCCTCGTCACCGAAGCCGTCCTCGGCCACAGCGCCGTAAAATGCATCGGTCTCTGCAACGTCCCCATCAACATGGTCATGACCGCCGCCAAGCTCCTTGGCGCAAAGGCCGCCGACGTCGCCATCGACTTCGCCGGCCTCAACCACCTCGTCTGGGGCCGGGCTGTCCGCCTCAAAGGGAAAGACGTCACCGGCGTAATCCTCGACAAACTCGCCGATGGCGCCGCCCTCACCATGAACAACATCCCCGACCTCAAATGGGACGCCGCCTTCCTCAAAAAGCTCGGCATGATCCCCAGCCCCTACCACCGCTACTACTACATGACCGACCGCCTCCTCGCCGAGGAACAGGCGGCCGCCGCCCCCGGCGGGCCGGGCACCCGCGCCGAGCAGGTCCAGGCCGTCGAAGAGGCGCTCTTCGCCCGCTACCGCGACGAAAACCTCGCCGAAAAGCCCCCCGAGCTGGACAAGCGCGGCGGGGCATACTACTCCGAAGCCGCCGTCTCCCTCATCAGCGCCATCCATAACGACAAACGCGAGCTCCACGCCGTCAACACCCGCAATAACGGCGCCATCGCCGGCCTCCCCGCCGACGCCGTCGTCGAAGTCAACTGCCGGGTGGGGCAGGGCGGGGCGACGCCCTTGCCGGTCGGCGACCTGCCTGCCGATGCCCTCCGCCTCGTGCAGCAGGTCAAAGCCTACGAGCGCCTCGCCATCGAGGCCGCCGTAAGCGGCGACCGCGCCACCGCCCTCGCCGCCTTGTCCGCCAACCCCCTTGTGCCCGCGGCGGCTGACGCAGCCGGCCTGCTTGCCGAAATCCTCGACGCCAACCGCCAATACCTGCCCCGCTTCGCCGGGCAGCAATGA